In Gemmata obscuriglobus, a single genomic region encodes these proteins:
- a CDS encoding four helix bundle protein, with amino-acid sequence MPPFDICERTFDFAVRIVNLCSTLCEHPDPSRRLGDQLLRAGTSIGGNVEEGRAGQSRADFISKNAIALKEAREAAYWLRLISATVLPNSDEVRDLHEEVQHLKRILGAIVARAVENT; translated from the coding sequence ATGCCGCCATTCGACATCTGCGAGCGGACGTTCGATTTCGCTGTGCGGATTGTGAATTTGTGTTCGACCCTCTGTGAGCACCCAGACCCCTCGCGGCGTCTCGGGGATCAACTGCTTCGTGCGGGTACCTCTATCGGCGGGAACGTTGAGGAAGGGAGAGCAGGCCAAAGTCGTGCAGACTTCATCAGCAAGAACGCGATTGCGCTCAAGGAAGCTCGTGAAGCTGCCTATTGGTTGCGTCTGATCAGCGCGACTGTATTGCCGAACTCGGACGAGGTTCGCGATCTCCACGAAGAAGTCCAACATTTAAAGCGAATCCTGGGCGCGATTGTGGCGCGAGCAGTTGAGAATACTTGA
- a CDS encoding AAA family ATPase codes for MSTDVAGVANRIIANIEKVIIGKRPQLTLALAAYFSEGHILLEDVPGVAKTMLARALARSVGCAFKRLQCTPDLLPSDVTGVSIFNQKTNEFEFRAGPVFAQTLLADEINRATPRTQAALLEAMGERRVSVDGQTYVLKPPFLVIATQNPVDQEGTFPLPEAQLDRFLVRLTLGYPSLEEESKMLSRLQMGHPIDDLKPVVSAEDVMTCQEAVRSVHVDDKVKKYILEVVHASRAHEDILLGGSPRASIALFRTAQALAAISARDFVQPDDIKRVAQPVLAHRIILKPESRLRKRTPAAVVKDLVDDARVPITNKMKATQVDYFDD; via the coding sequence ATGTCTACCGACGTGGCGGGCGTTGCCAACCGCATCATCGCCAACATCGAGAAAGTCATCATCGGCAAGCGCCCGCAGCTCACGCTGGCCCTGGCGGCGTACTTCTCGGAGGGACACATCCTCCTCGAAGACGTCCCGGGGGTGGCGAAAACGATGCTCGCCCGGGCGCTGGCGCGCAGCGTGGGCTGCGCGTTCAAGCGGCTCCAGTGTACGCCCGACTTGCTCCCCAGCGACGTCACCGGGGTGAGCATCTTCAACCAGAAAACGAACGAGTTCGAGTTCCGCGCCGGTCCGGTGTTCGCGCAAACCCTCCTCGCCGACGAAATCAACCGCGCGACGCCCCGCACCCAGGCCGCCCTGTTGGAAGCGATGGGCGAACGGCGGGTGAGCGTGGACGGTCAGACCTACGTTCTGAAACCGCCGTTTCTGGTCATCGCGACGCAGAACCCGGTGGACCAGGAGGGGACGTTCCCGCTCCCCGAGGCGCAGCTCGACCGCTTCCTGGTGCGCCTGACCCTGGGCTATCCGAGCCTGGAAGAAGAGAGCAAGATGCTCTCGCGGCTCCAGATGGGGCACCCCATCGACGACCTCAAACCGGTCGTCAGTGCCGAGGATGTCATGACCTGCCAGGAAGCGGTTCGCAGCGTCCACGTCGACGACAAGGTCAAAAAGTACATCCTCGAAGTTGTCCACGCGAGCCGCGCTCACGAGGATATCTTGCTCGGCGGCAGCCCGCGGGCGTCGATCGCACTGTTCCGCACGGCCCAGGCCCTGGCGGCGATCAGCGCCCGCGACTTCGTCCAACCGGACGACATCAAGCGCGTGGCCCAACCGGTCCTGGCGCACCGGATCATCCTGAAGCCCGAGAGCCGGCTGCGGAAGCGCACGCCCGCGGCGGTGGTGAAGGACCTGGTGGACGACGCCCGGGTGCCGATCACCAACAAGATGAAGGCGACTCAGGTCGATTACTTCGACGACTGA
- a CDS encoding efflux RND transporter periplasmic adaptor subunit, translating into MRACLLLLIASLSLGCHRSAPPPGAANQPASPPLVKVTRPATRAVKWAIEQPATVQPLEVAPIVAKLPGYVKTIAPDTAALKAGTTLPGGQAPVIDIGSVVEADQLLATVHIPELAADVAEKRATVAKVRAEFVLSERERDVTDAQVTAGEEMVKEAAAGIARSDADVARWKAELDQVNAQITGGVADTQTRNVVTKNFETAKAAKVEAVAKVATAVAGVNERKARRARAQADVEASEARVKVAEAELERARVLESYTQVKAPFSGVVTARNVHPGHFLQPASAGTGTVLFTVMRSDVVRVFADIPEVNAEKAVVGTAAAVRVPSLGGREYAGSVTRTTGAIDPGTRTLRVEIDIENKDRSLKPGVYATVRINAEAGDAVVIPAGCVLPADETHYVYLIESGKAVKYRVQLGRGDPGTVQVLGRRKATATAGAWDKFTGAEQVVEGNLGALTDGADVRTE; encoded by the coding sequence ATGCGCGCCTGTTTGCTCCTCCTGATCGCCTCCCTATCGCTGGGGTGCCACCGGTCTGCGCCGCCGCCGGGGGCCGCGAATCAGCCGGCCTCCCCGCCCCTCGTGAAGGTCACGCGCCCCGCCACCCGAGCAGTGAAGTGGGCCATCGAACAGCCCGCCACCGTCCAGCCGCTCGAAGTCGCGCCGATCGTCGCAAAGCTCCCCGGGTACGTCAAAACCATTGCCCCGGACACAGCGGCCCTCAAAGCCGGCACGACGCTCCCGGGCGGTCAGGCGCCCGTCATCGACATCGGAAGTGTGGTGGAGGCGGATCAACTGCTCGCCACCGTGCATATTCCCGAACTCGCGGCCGACGTTGCTGAGAAGCGGGCGACCGTCGCGAAGGTCAGGGCCGAGTTCGTGCTCTCCGAGCGCGAGCGCGACGTGACCGACGCCCAGGTCACCGCGGGCGAGGAAATGGTGAAGGAGGCCGCGGCCGGGATCGCCCGCAGTGATGCCGATGTCGCCCGGTGGAAAGCCGAACTCGATCAAGTGAACGCTCAAATAACGGGCGGCGTGGCGGACACGCAAACGCGGAACGTCGTCACCAAGAACTTTGAAACCGCAAAAGCGGCCAAGGTCGAGGCGGTCGCGAAGGTCGCGACCGCGGTTGCTGGCGTAAACGAACGAAAGGCCCGTCGCGCCCGCGCCCAAGCAGATGTGGAAGCTTCCGAGGCACGTGTAAAGGTGGCTGAGGCCGAGCTGGAACGCGCTCGGGTACTCGAATCGTACACGCAGGTGAAAGCGCCGTTCTCGGGCGTCGTGACGGCGCGAAACGTTCACCCGGGGCACTTCCTCCAGCCCGCGAGTGCCGGCACCGGCACGGTGCTGTTTACGGTGATGCGGTCGGACGTCGTGCGCGTGTTCGCCGACATCCCTGAAGTGAACGCCGAAAAGGCCGTGGTCGGAACGGCCGCTGCCGTGCGGGTGCCCTCGCTGGGCGGGCGCGAGTACGCGGGCAGCGTGACCCGCACGACCGGCGCGATCGACCCCGGGACGCGCACCCTGCGCGTGGAAATCGACATCGAGAACAAGGACCGCTCGCTCAAGCCCGGCGTCTACGCGACCGTCCGGATCAACGCCGAGGCCGGCGACGCCGTCGTAATCCCGGCGGGGTGCGTGCTCCCCGCCGACGAAACGCACTACGTCTACCTGATCGAATCCGGGAAGGCGGTCAAGTACCGCGTGCAGCTCGGACGCGGCGACCCCGGTACGGTGCAGGTGCTCGGCCGGCGCAAGGCCACCGCGACGGCCGGTGCGTGGGACAAGTTCACCGGCGCGGAGCAGGTAGTTGAAGGGAATCTGGGGGCCCTGACCGACGGGGCCGATGTCCGCACGGAGTGA
- a CDS encoding magnesium transporter: MPLHLTEAQLNEPVTVYARNDYATLYPEWTVSEALAHMRQHPPPGRIIYFYVVDDAMRLVGVVPTRRLLLATLETPIRDVMIEGVIAIPASATLLDACEFFTMHRLLAFPVVDQLRRLIGVIDIEAYAEELAETSDPGGPPPTRDDVFQLIGVRLTRAQQARPLVAFRGRFPWLLCNVAGGTLAAILAEIYQVELNWQHAVLALFIPVVLALAESVAIQSVTLALEAFREAQPSWRDLFARLRSEAATGLMLGLATGLLVGAIAAGWQGLAKLFLIVLGGIGIGVTCAAIVGLAVPHLLHLMKRDPQVAAGPIALTCADIAALLAYFNLARLLT; this comes from the coding sequence ATGCCGTTACACCTGACCGAAGCGCAGCTCAACGAGCCGGTGACCGTTTACGCGCGGAACGACTACGCCACCCTCTACCCTGAGTGGACCGTTAGCGAGGCGCTCGCGCACATGCGGCAGCACCCACCGCCCGGGCGCATCATCTACTTCTACGTCGTCGACGACGCAATGCGGCTGGTCGGCGTGGTCCCCACCCGCCGGCTGCTGCTGGCGACCCTGGAAACGCCGATCCGGGACGTGATGATCGAGGGCGTGATCGCGATCCCGGCGTCGGCCACGCTGCTCGATGCGTGCGAGTTCTTCACGATGCACCGGCTGCTCGCGTTCCCGGTCGTGGACCAACTGCGGCGGCTGATCGGGGTGATCGACATCGAAGCTTACGCCGAGGAGCTGGCCGAAACTAGTGACCCCGGCGGCCCGCCGCCGACCCGGGACGATGTGTTCCAGCTCATCGGGGTGCGGCTCACCCGGGCGCAGCAGGCGCGCCCGCTGGTGGCGTTCCGCGGACGGTTCCCGTGGCTGCTGTGCAACGTCGCCGGGGGTACGCTCGCGGCGATCCTGGCCGAGATTTATCAGGTCGAGCTGAACTGGCAGCACGCGGTGCTGGCGCTGTTCATCCCGGTGGTGCTGGCGCTGGCCGAGAGCGTCGCGATTCAGTCCGTAACGCTCGCGCTCGAGGCGTTCCGCGAAGCTCAACCGTCCTGGCGCGATCTCTTCGCCCGGCTCCGCTCCGAGGCCGCGACCGGGCTCATGCTCGGCCTCGCAACGGGGCTACTCGTCGGTGCGATTGCGGCCGGCTGGCAGGGGCTCGCGAAGCTGTTCCTGATCGTCCTCGGCGGGATCGGGATCGGGGTCACATGCGCCGCCATCGTGGGGCTGGCGGTACCGCACCTGCTCCACCTGATGAAGCGTGACCCGCAGGTCGCGGCCGGGCCGATCGCGCTGACGTGCGCGGACATCGCGGCTCTGCTGGCGTACTTCAACCTCGCCCGGCTGCTCACCTGA
- a CDS encoding Gfo/Idh/MocA family protein: MIKLGILDFDTSHCVEFTKRLNHIGNDKDQFVDGARIVIGCPGTSKLSPERVEGFTKQMKDFGVPLVDKPEDMIGKVDGVLIEAVDGTAHYERAKPFLEAGVPCFVDKPYACSVTDAKKLAELAAKKKLPLFSSSSLRYAPEVVTFAADPKRGKLVGCVVYGPASLSPVPERNAGLFHYGIHPVEVLYALMGPGCKRVTCTRDADTDTVTGHWADGRMATLRGIRKGASAYGFVGFSEKGVQAVTIGTKFIYRELLKQIVEMFRTKKSPLDIAETIELVAFIEAANRSGANHGAGETVKV, translated from the coding sequence ATGATTAAGCTCGGTATCCTCGACTTCGACACCTCACACTGCGTCGAGTTCACCAAGCGTTTGAACCACATCGGCAACGATAAGGACCAGTTCGTTGACGGTGCCCGGATCGTGATCGGTTGTCCGGGAACGTCGAAGCTCTCGCCCGAGCGAGTCGAGGGGTTCACCAAGCAGATGAAGGACTTCGGTGTTCCGCTGGTGGACAAGCCGGAGGACATGATCGGCAAGGTGGACGGGGTACTGATCGAGGCGGTGGACGGGACGGCCCACTACGAGCGGGCGAAGCCGTTCCTGGAGGCCGGCGTCCCGTGCTTCGTCGACAAGCCCTATGCGTGTTCCGTGACAGACGCGAAGAAGCTCGCCGAACTCGCCGCGAAGAAGAAGCTACCGCTGTTCTCGTCCTCATCGCTGCGGTACGCGCCGGAGGTGGTGACGTTCGCCGCGGACCCGAAGCGCGGGAAGCTGGTCGGGTGCGTGGTGTACGGGCCGGCGTCGCTGTCCCCGGTTCCGGAGCGGAACGCGGGGCTGTTCCACTACGGGATTCACCCGGTCGAGGTGCTGTATGCGCTGATGGGGCCGGGCTGTAAGCGCGTTACCTGCACCCGCGACGCCGACACCGACACCGTCACCGGACACTGGGCCGACGGCCGGATGGCGACCCTCCGCGGCATCCGCAAAGGCGCGAGCGCTTACGGTTTCGTAGGGTTCAGCGAGAAGGGCGTTCAAGCCGTCACAATCGGCACCAAGTTCATTTACCGCGAGCTGCTGAAACAGATCGTGGAGATGTTCCGAACAAAAAAGTCACCGCTCGACATCGCGGAAACGATTGAGTTGGTGGCGTTTATTGAAGCCGCGAACCGGAGCGGCGCCAACCACGGGGCGGGCGAGACGGTCAAGGTGTGA
- a CDS encoding MFS transporter encodes MSSSSSPGRNEKVLFWASFFTLIAAGIGFSVRGFILKDWGNQFGFTQSELGTITGGGLIGFGIAIIFFSFCADRFGYGKLMMVAFLLHSSSALVTFAAAPVYGMYGKAGAYWCLYLGMWLFALGNGTCEAVINPLTATLFPRNKTHWLNILHAGWPLGLILGALIVLGFKQMAPNAQWEIKLGVFLVPVLLYGLMMFNRPFPESEAKSAGVPLSEMMRTVGMLGAAVAIGLVGVLLNNELPGLLAKVGVGAPPWIGWVVAGVIWLGYGVIVRFAPGNLIIAFLYLLHALVGYVELGTDSWIGNITERVLADETQATLAFMWTNALMFTLRFFAGPIVEKINPIGLLCVSAVLGTAGLAALGLDFTSSTWPWMLAVTVYGLGKTFYWPTLLGVISERFPKGGALALGISGGIGMMSAGLLGAPGIGYKQDYFAVEKIQATAPSTYERYVARGEDGKPAARGFPLLTGLMPTQLPPVAGLDNGKLKVFDDWGGVIDESGNRKEGKKTTLESDIETVARLEAEGKPAGKELKESLDGLKKWWDKEGRPNYAADKEKLSEARLSGAKQALLYTAVVPAVLAVGFLLLILYFMVTGGYKQVHLVGERPYRATGGAPAEDWGR; translated from the coding sequence GTGAGCAGTTCGTCCTCTCCAGGTCGGAACGAGAAGGTCCTCTTTTGGGCCAGTTTCTTCACACTTATCGCTGCCGGCATCGGGTTCTCGGTGCGCGGGTTCATCCTGAAAGACTGGGGCAACCAGTTCGGCTTTACGCAGAGCGAACTGGGCACCATCACCGGCGGCGGCCTGATTGGGTTCGGCATCGCGATCATCTTCTTCAGCTTCTGTGCCGATCGATTTGGCTACGGAAAGCTCATGATGGTCGCGTTCCTCTTGCACTCGTCCAGTGCCCTCGTCACCTTCGCGGCGGCCCCGGTATACGGCATGTACGGTAAGGCAGGAGCTTACTGGTGCCTGTACCTCGGGATGTGGTTATTCGCGCTCGGCAACGGCACGTGTGAGGCCGTTATAAACCCTCTGACGGCGACGCTGTTCCCTCGCAACAAGACCCATTGGCTCAACATCCTCCACGCCGGCTGGCCGCTCGGCTTGATTCTTGGCGCGTTGATTGTGCTCGGGTTCAAACAAATGGCTCCAAACGCTCAGTGGGAGATCAAACTGGGTGTGTTCTTGGTTCCGGTGCTGCTGTACGGCCTGATGATGTTCAACCGCCCGTTCCCCGAATCGGAAGCGAAGTCGGCCGGCGTACCCCTCTCCGAAATGATGCGAACGGTCGGCATGCTGGGCGCCGCGGTGGCGATCGGACTAGTTGGTGTGCTGCTGAACAACGAACTGCCGGGCCTGCTGGCTAAAGTCGGTGTTGGCGCCCCGCCGTGGATCGGCTGGGTCGTGGCCGGTGTGATCTGGCTGGGCTACGGGGTGATCGTCCGGTTTGCTCCGGGTAACCTCATCATCGCGTTCCTTTACCTTCTGCACGCACTGGTCGGATACGTCGAGTTGGGCACCGACAGTTGGATCGGGAATATCACCGAGAGAGTGCTCGCGGACGAAACCCAGGCCACCCTCGCGTTTATGTGGACGAACGCTCTGATGTTCACGTTGCGGTTCTTCGCCGGTCCGATTGTGGAGAAGATCAATCCGATCGGGCTGTTGTGCGTAAGTGCCGTGCTGGGGACGGCCGGGTTGGCTGCGCTGGGGCTCGACTTCACCAGCTCGACTTGGCCGTGGATGCTGGCCGTTACCGTCTACGGTTTAGGTAAGACTTTCTACTGGCCGACGCTGCTAGGTGTGATCTCCGAGCGGTTTCCGAAGGGGGGGGCGCTGGCACTCGGGATTAGCGGTGGTATCGGGATGATGTCTGCCGGTCTGCTCGGCGCCCCGGGCATCGGATACAAACAGGACTACTTTGCGGTCGAGAAGATCCAAGCCACCGCACCCTCGACCTACGAGCGGTACGTCGCACGCGGTGAAGACGGCAAGCCGGCCGCGCGAGGGTTCCCGCTGCTGACCGGGCTGATGCCAACACAACTGCCCCCGGTCGCCGGGCTCGACAACGGTAAGCTCAAGGTGTTCGACGACTGGGGCGGCGTGATCGACGAGAGCGGGAACCGCAAGGAAGGCAAAAAGACGACGCTGGAAAGCGACATCGAAACGGTAGCCCGGCTCGAAGCCGAAGGGAAACCGGCCGGCAAGGAGCTGAAAGAGAGCTTGGACGGGTTGAAAAAGTGGTGGGACAAGGAAGGCCGGCCGAATTATGCGGCCGACAAGGAGAAGCTCAGCGAGGCACGGCTGTCCGGCGCGAAGCAGGCACTGCTTTATACTGCGGTTGTGCCGGCGGTACTGGCGGTCGGGTTCTTGCTGCTGATTCTCTATTTCATGGTGACCGGCGGCTACAAGCAGGTCCACCTCGTGGGTGAGAGGCCGTATCGGGCCACCGGCGGCGCTCCCGCCGAAGATTGGGGACGCTAA
- a CDS encoding MBL fold metallo-hydrolase: MLTHATEPRTFTFLGTGTSMGVPMLGCDCHVCTSDNPRNHRYRCSVLVSNAQGNLLIDTAPEMRLQLLRENVKLVHAVAYTHYHVDHLFGLDDLRIFPVKLNGPLPMYCTDETEAIIRQAFAYVFAPGSEDFPLGMLPRLDLRRIDERPFEVLGETVTPVPLIHGRFNVLGFRIGNVAYCTDVSHIPDRSWPLLEGLDVFVIDALRPGKPHPSHFGLDQALEVIAKVKPKKAYLTHMAHTMEYEELMRTLPPNVEPAYDGLKFTF, translated from the coding sequence ATGCTCACTCACGCGACAGAACCGCGAACGTTCACGTTCCTCGGCACCGGCACCTCCATGGGGGTGCCGATGCTCGGCTGTGACTGCCACGTCTGCACGTCCGACAACCCCCGGAACCACCGCTACCGCTGCTCCGTGCTGGTCAGCAACGCCCAGGGCAACCTCCTCATCGACACCGCCCCGGAGATGCGGCTGCAACTGCTGCGCGAGAACGTGAAGTTGGTCCACGCGGTCGCGTACACGCACTACCACGTCGACCACCTGTTCGGGCTGGACGACCTGCGCATCTTCCCGGTGAAGCTCAACGGCCCGCTGCCGATGTACTGCACCGACGAGACCGAAGCGATCATCCGCCAGGCGTTTGCCTACGTGTTCGCCCCGGGCAGTGAAGACTTCCCCCTCGGGATGCTGCCCCGGCTCGACCTCCGGCGCATTGACGAGCGCCCGTTCGAGGTGCTGGGCGAAACCGTGACGCCCGTTCCGCTGATTCACGGCCGCTTCAACGTGCTCGGGTTCCGGATCGGGAACGTCGCGTACTGCACCGACGTCAGCCACATCCCGGACCGAAGCTGGCCGCTGCTCGAGGGGCTGGACGTGTTCGTCATCGACGCGCTGCGGCCCGGCAAGCCGCACCCGTCCCACTTCGGGCTCGATCAGGCACTCGAAGTGATCGCGAAGGTGAAGCCGAAGAAGGCGTATCTGACGCACATGGCGCACACGATGGAATACGAGGAACTGATGCGGACGCTGCCGCCGAACGTCGAACCGGCCTACGACGGCCTCAAGTTCACGTTCTAG
- a CDS encoding mannose-1-phosphate guanylyltransferase, which translates to MLHAMIMAGGGGTRFWPRSRSKRPKQFLTFSGNRTLLQSTVDRVSAQIPPERTWVVTGAQYADETAAQLPELPRDHIIGEPEGRDTAPCVGLGAAIIAKADPNATIAVMPADHVIEPEQEFRRALHAAEQFLADEPNKLITFGIRPTFPSTGYGYIKRGAAAGTRQGVTASQVEVFREKPEFSVAEQYVASGEYDWNSGIFVWKPGAILGELKARKPDIHAVVAKIAEAWGAPEFDAVFRGTYNQAEKKSIDYAVMQDAAKEGKVLVLAAPYTWDDVGSWLALERRNPQDANHNTVQANHCGIDTNKCVIVGEPKTVIATYGVSNLLVIQDGDAILVADRKHEDKVKEIVDALKKSNRGEFT; encoded by the coding sequence ATGCTTCACGCGATGATTATGGCCGGCGGCGGCGGCACCCGGTTCTGGCCCCGGAGCCGGTCCAAGCGGCCCAAGCAGTTCCTCACGTTCAGCGGTAACCGCACCCTGCTGCAAAGCACGGTCGATCGCGTGTCGGCCCAGATCCCGCCGGAGCGCACTTGGGTCGTCACCGGCGCCCAGTACGCCGACGAGACCGCGGCCCAACTGCCGGAACTGCCGCGCGACCACATCATCGGCGAGCCGGAGGGCCGCGACACGGCCCCGTGCGTCGGGCTCGGCGCCGCAATCATCGCGAAGGCCGACCCGAACGCCACAATCGCGGTGATGCCGGCCGACCACGTCATCGAGCCGGAGCAGGAGTTCCGGCGCGCGCTCCACGCCGCGGAGCAGTTCCTGGCCGACGAGCCGAACAAACTCATCACGTTCGGCATCCGCCCGACGTTCCCGTCCACCGGGTACGGGTACATCAAGCGCGGAGCGGCGGCGGGTACGCGCCAGGGCGTGACCGCGTCGCAGGTAGAGGTGTTCCGCGAGAAGCCCGAGTTCTCGGTCGCAGAACAGTACGTCGCGAGCGGCGAGTACGACTGGAACAGCGGCATCTTCGTCTGGAAGCCGGGCGCCATCCTCGGTGAATTGAAGGCCCGTAAGCCCGACATTCACGCGGTCGTCGCCAAGATCGCGGAGGCGTGGGGTGCGCCCGAGTTCGACGCGGTGTTCCGCGGCACGTACAACCAGGCCGAAAAGAAGAGCATCGACTACGCCGTGATGCAGGACGCGGCCAAAGAGGGCAAGGTGCTGGTCCTCGCCGCGCCCTACACGTGGGACGACGTGGGGAGTTGGCTGGCGCTGGAGCGGCGCAACCCGCAGGACGCGAACCACAACACGGTTCAGGCTAACCATTGTGGCATCGACACGAACAAGTGTGTCATCGTCGGAGAGCCGAAGACGGTTATTGCGACCTACGGCGTGAGCAACCTGCTGGTGATCCAGGACGGCGACGCGATCTTGGTCGCGGACCGGAAGCACGAGGACAAGGTGAAAGAGATCGTGGACGCGCTCAAGAAGAGCAACCGCGGGGAGTTCACGTGA
- the ruvX gene encoding Holliday junction resolvase RuvX, whose protein sequence is MSGPAELSLPSVGGAGRGGPSFPPRGALLGVDYGTKRIGVAVCDPDRVIASPVGTQANDATREPYFRDLCARSKFAGVVVGLPLHASGEESPMSGEARAFARWLSDLTGLPVVMWDERHTSFAAESALLGAGLTRKKRKEKVDRVAAQMILQTFIDAGSPPNGSDVPPAGPDSASEPDAN, encoded by the coding sequence TTGAGCGGACCCGCTGAACTCTCACTCCCCTCAGTGGGCGGAGCGGGGCGGGGGGGGCCATCGTTTCCCCCACGCGGCGCGCTGCTCGGGGTCGACTACGGCACCAAGCGCATCGGGGTCGCGGTGTGCGACCCCGACCGCGTCATTGCCTCGCCGGTGGGCACGCAGGCGAACGACGCCACCCGCGAGCCCTACTTCCGCGACCTCTGCGCGCGGTCGAAGTTCGCGGGCGTCGTGGTTGGGTTGCCGCTCCACGCCAGTGGAGAAGAGAGCCCCATGTCGGGCGAAGCGCGGGCGTTCGCCCGGTGGCTGTCCGACCTCACCGGGCTGCCGGTCGTGATGTGGGACGAGCGGCACACGTCCTTCGCCGCCGAAAGCGCGCTGCTCGGCGCCGGGCTCACCCGCAAAAAGCGCAAGGAGAAGGTCGATCGCGTCGCGGCGCAAATGATTCTCCAAACCTTCATCGACGCCGGGTCCCCGCCGAACGGGAGCGATGTGCCGCCCGCCGGCCCCGATTCCGCTTCGGAACCGGACGCGAATTGA